From Microbacterium sp. CGR2:
CTGTTGCGCTCCCCGACTCTGCGTCGACCGCTGCCCCCGCCGGAGCGTCGGCACCGGCGTCGTTCGCGGCGGAGTCCGGACCTCCCGTCGGCGTGGCGATCTCGTCCTGCGGGTTCTGCTCCGGCGCCGTCGCATACAGCTCGGTGAGCCGGCGGTACGAGCGGGTGAAGAAGGCCAGCGTCGCGGCCACCACCATGATGAGTCCGGCGAACAGGCAGATCAGCGCGATACCGCGTGCTTCCCCCTCACCGAGCAGCCACCCCCACTGCTGCTGCCCTTCGCGTGTGTTCATGTACGGGATGATCAGGAACTCGGCGATGGGAGCGATGAGGAACGCGGTGATGGGAGCGGCGGCGGCCTCCATAGCCGCCGCGACGCCGAAGACGCGCCCCTGCCGCTCGTACGGCACGACCTTCTGGATGACGGTCTGCTCCGCGGCTTCGACGGGCGGCACCAGTGCCATGTAGAGCCACATGCCGATCACGTACAACGGCCACCATTCGCGCAGCATGAAGACCGCGCCGAGCAGGCCCATCGCGATGACGACGAGCAACATCGTGCGCATCGGCTTGGGGCCGAGTCCGAACTTGGCGACCAGCCCGCCGCCGATGAGGAAACCCGTCGAAGCGAAGGCGAGCGCGAAGCCCCACGTCTGTGCGTCGAACAGCGTGAGCCCGTACGGGTCCATCAGCGCCATGTAGACCCCGCCGATGAGGTTGTTGAACGTGGAGAAGACGATCAGCGCGAACAGGCCGGGCGCGAGCCGGATCGCCTGCACGCTGCCTCGGAAGTCGAGCGCACTCGCGCCGTTCGGATCGGGCTTGGGCGTTCCCTCGGGAATCCGGATGAACAGGAGGTGCGCGAAGGTGAGCGCCATGGCCGCGATGGCGATCGCCAGAGTCCATCCCATGCCGAGGAAACCGATCGAGAGCCCGGAGAACACGCTGGTCACCAGGAACGCGAGGCCCTGCACGGTGCCGACGAGCCCGTTCGCGTTCACGCGCTTCTCTTCGGGGATGAGCAGAGTCACCGTCGTGGACAGCGCGATGTTGCGCAGCTGCTCGATCACCCCGCCGAACAGGATGACGCCGGAGAACAGCCAGAACCACGGCCCGCCGAGGTCGAGCAGGGCCGATTCGGGCTGCCAGAGATAGAGGAGCCCCGCGATCAGGAACGCCACGGCCGAGATGACGCTCGACAGCAGCATGACCCGGTGCTTGCGGTGGCGGTCGACGATCGTGCCGAAGAACATCGCGAAGAACGCGACGAACAGCATGTACGCGCCGCCGATGATGCCGGTGGCGAGCACCGACTGGGTCTCGATGTAGACCCAGAAGGTGAGGGCGAACCAGAGAAAACTCGTCGTCACGTTGGCGATCAGCGTGTTGACGAGGACGTTCGCGAAAGCAGTGCTTGCTGCGGTGCGCTCCATGCCTAAGAGGGTAGGGCGACCCTCCGACATCCGATAGACCTCGGCCTCGGTCCGCTCGAGCCGCCCGCGCTGCCCCGGGGCAATAGGCTTGTGCGGTGAGCCATACGCATGACCCCGCGATCCGGGGATTCGCCAGTGACAACTACTCCGGCATCCACCCCGAGGTCCTCGCCGCGATCAGCGCGGCGAACGGCGGTCACCAGGTCGCCTACGGCGAAGACGCCTACACGGCGCGGCTCCAGGAGGTCTTCCAGGCGCACTTCGGTGAGGGCGTGCAGGCCTTCCCCGTGTTCAACGGCACGGGCGCGAACGTCACCGGCCTGCAGTCGATGCTGCCGCGCTGGGGCGCCGTGATCGCCGCGTCCTCCGCACACATCAACGTCGACGAGGGCGGTGCTCCCGAGAAGATCGGCGGATTCAAGCTGCTCACCGTCCCCACCGACGACGGCAAGCTCACCCCGGAGCTCATCGACCGCGAGGCCTGGGGGTGGGGCGACGAGCACCG
This genomic window contains:
- a CDS encoding MFS transporter, which encodes MERTAASTAFANVLVNTLIANVTTSFLWFALTFWVYIETQSVLATGIIGGAYMLFVAFFAMFFGTIVDRHRKHRVMLLSSVISAVAFLIAGLLYLWQPESALLDLGGPWFWLFSGVILFGGVIEQLRNIALSTTVTLLIPEEKRVNANGLVGTVQGLAFLVTSVFSGLSIGFLGMGWTLAIAIAAMALTFAHLLFIRIPEGTPKPDPNGASALDFRGSVQAIRLAPGLFALIVFSTFNNLIGGVYMALMDPYGLTLFDAQTWGFALAFASTGFLIGGGLVAKFGLGPKPMRTMLLVVIAMGLLGAVFMLREWWPLYVIGMWLYMALVPPVEAAEQTVIQKVVPYERQGRVFGVAAAMEAAAAPITAFLIAPIAEFLIIPYMNTREGQQQWGWLLGEGEARGIALICLFAGLIMVVAATLAFFTRSYRRLTELYATAPEQNPQDEIATPTGGPDSAANDAGADAPAGAAVDAESGSATAREIKAGERVFDAPPPLRGQPPEIPDRRG